The following nucleotide sequence is from Microbulbifer sp. A4B17.
ATTCCCTGTGATACACTTGAATGGACACCAGGCCCCCCATCTCCCCCTGTGATATACGCCATCAAAGATAAGCTATCAATACGAACTTCCATAATATTTTATTGGATATAATTAATTTAAGCATTTTATATCAAATTTTTTGAGAACTGACATTATGATATTTATATAAAGTTATCCGAATAAATTATTTTATTATTCCGTTTAGTTAGAATTGGTTGTGCTTACAGGCACAGCCGCGCTTAGAATGGGGGCTTTTTCGTAAGCCCTGATATTACTTAGCCACTACTGCTGATTCATGAGGCTTCCCTCCGAAGTTGATGGAGGGGGTATCATGACAGCCTGCCAGAGCAAGTTAAATAATATAGATCATCTACCGCAAACAAGTACTGGCAAAGATAATCATGTGCCTTTAAGCGCCTTCCTTATTCTCTATTGTTGACACTAGGTACACATCATCACGTCTATTAACACGCCAACCCACGCCTTTCACCTCCACTCCGAATATTCTGAAGCTCACATGGTTACTGGGCTTGGAATTTTTCCGCCCTAAGGCAATATTTTTTTCGCTGGTTCGCCGGGATTTTGGTTTTTAGGGTTATAGGAGGCTCCGTACCGAAATCCTACTTATAAGTATCAGAAGTGACCTGTATAAACAATCAATCAGGGCCGTCTTAGTTTTGAGGGTGTTGGGCAAGACCGCTCCGGTTTCTTTGAAGGAATATATATCGACAACGACTCTACTGAACTTCAGTAGCTTTAGCCTCAACCATCAGGCATAGGTCAGCAGCCTCTGGGAACTCTTTAGCCAGCCACTTTATGGAACAAAACAGTGCTTTTTATACATTACAGACGGAGTCCCATCAGAAAGTGTACACAAATAAACTTCATTTTCTTCAACTTTAGCCATTGCCGCCGGCACGAAAACAATACCCTCTTCATCTATCCCGAATGACCGCACCCACTCAGGAAACCCCTTTATAGCGGAATTCTTAACAGAAAACCATTTCATGGACAAATCCTTTACTCATAATAAATAGGCACTACACCTTAGAAAGGGTCAAGTAAACCCTCATCAAACCGTAAACCTTGAATTCCAAATTCAGAACACAAAGATTTAAATAAAGAAGAACAATATAGAGCGCCACAACCTTGCATTTTTGATTTAAAGAGAAATCTATTAGCAACATCAGCCTCATCAAAAACAAGGGTTTCCAGTCCATCCTCATAACCATCTAAGTATTTTTTGAGGCATTGACTGGCATCTTCTTTTCCGAATGATAGACAGTTGAATATCTGCATTTCTTCCCCATCAGCTATGACTGGTAAAAACTCCCCTTCACCTTTCAGATATTCATTCAGTGACTTATAAGCTTTTTCATTCAATATCAGGCTTGTGTGACCCCACAAAGATATATCTGATATCTCCACGCTAGTTGAAGACAAAGGAGTAAATTTGTCTGACACCCTCCCCCAGTGCTGAAGAAGCGGCTCATTAGTCAAGGGGAATTCCATCAAGAGTGGCAACAAACCTTCATCTCCGAGTTGCTCGGCCAATGATAAAATATCCAGTTGAAATGCTTTAAATCGCTTTGGAGAATATTTGAGCTGATAAACCTTCATGGTGAGCCATCCCACTCGCAGTCTTTTGCTTTAGTAATTTGTTGAGGATAACCGCCATGCTTCAACCTTGTTTTCACCTCTCTCAATCGGTTTCTTAATACCAACTCTGGAAGTCCCGACTGAGAAAACTTTGCCACAATCCATGTTTCATAATTGTAGCGGTGAATTTCTTTATGTGCGGGAGCTTTCGGCGTAGCCCAGTGCCCTTTATATTCATATTTCCGTGGTAACCAAACACCATTTACAGGGTCATTGATACCAACACCATGAGCATGCAGGTTTAATCGGGCCATTGTCACCCTACCAACCTGCCAGCGCCCTTTGTAGTGGTCTAATCCTTCCGGACACTTCGCTAAGATGGTAAAACTACCAAGCGAGGTGAAGTATGACAACAAAAGGTACACGTCGGCATTTCAAGCCGGAATTTAAGAAAGACGCCGTAGCGCTAGTCTCTGAGCAAGGGTATTCAATTCCTAAAGCAGCAGAGGCTGTAGGAACAACAGCCAATAACCTGCGACGCTGGATAAAGGAACTGAAGCAGGAAGAAGACGGTGTGAGGTTGGATGTAGGCGAGCGCGCAGAATTAGAGCGATTACGACGTGAAAATAAGCAGTTGCGGATGGAGAAAGAAATCCTAAAAAAGGCCAGCGCCTTCTTTGCGAAAGAAATGAAATAAAGTACAGCTTTATTGAAAAACAGCAAGGCAGCTTTCCTGTTAGGGTGCTCTGCCGGGTAATGCAGGTAAGTAAGACTAGTTATTACGACTGGTGTTGCCGTGGCAATAGCTCAATAGATGCTCAAACATGGCAATTATGCCATCGTTTGAAGGCCCTATTTGCAGAATCTAGACAGAGTCTCGGAAGTCGTCGGCTAATGAAGCTGTTACGTAAAGAAGGCTTTGAAGTCGGGCGCTATCGAGTCCGCAAGCTCATGAAAAAGCTAGGCTTGGCAGTAAACATCACCTGCCGGTCGCAGAGAACCTTCTTAATAGGGAGTTCTCACCGAGTGCTAAAAACCAAGTCTGGACGACTGATATTACATATATTTGGACTTCGCAGGGCTGGTTGTACTTGGCGGTAGTGATTGATCTCTATTCTCGCAGGATTGTTGGTTGGCATCTAGATCGAAAGATGGAAACGGCCCTGGTAACTCGTGCGTTGATGATGGCTGTCAATTTGCGTACGCCCCCAAAAGGTCTCCTGCATCACTCTGATCGTGGCAGTCAGTATGCCAGCCATACCTACCAAACGTTATTGAGTCAGCAGGGGATGGTGTGTTCAATGAGCCGTAAGGGAAATTGTTGGGACAACGCACCGACTGAACGTTTCTTCAGTAGCTTGAAGCGGGAGTGGTTAACGGGAAACCTCTATCCGACAAGGGAGGATGCGGTAGCAGATGTAAGGGCCTATATTGCTTATTACAACTCACGCAGAATACATACAACACTGGGAGACCTAGCCCCGATCGAATTTGAGAAATGTGCTTAAAGAAGTGTCCGGTTGGAGTTGACCACAACAGACTTTCCTTATAGCAGCCTTAGACTTAACCGCCTTTCCCTCCTCATCATTGATGCTGAAGTAAGTAATACCATCCTGCTCCCTTACATCCTCGGCTCTAAGCTGTGCTATCTCACCACATCTTGCACCAGTAAATAGCGCTATCATCAACGCTCAAAAATGCGACTGCCGTGCAGACCGCTTCCAGTATGAACTACCAGAAACAAATAGCGGTGACTTGAAGATACGCTCCAAATCTTCCTGCGAGTAAGCTGGCATCTTTGGAGTATCCCTTTGTACCGTAATGCCTTTAAAGGGATTCTTACTGATGTACTCAAACCTTACCCCATACTCAAAAATTTGAGAGACATAGAGCAGGCGCTCCCCAACCGTGGTAGCAGACATCCTCTTACCAAACTCTGCATCACCAGATAAAACTGCCTCAGGTGTAAGATCGGGATATTTCTTTCTGTTACTTGGGCCTATCAGCAGCACATCCCTAAAATGCATTGCATCCTTTACCTTGAAAGCATTTAAAGAAATATCCCCAAATACCCACAAGAAATCCTCTGCGGCCAGACGAAGTGCATCATAGGTTCCTTGCCCTAGTGGGTTCGCTATGGTCTCGGCCTTCTTGTTATCCACACAACCTTGATACAGCTCTGAGAATTTCGGAGAGGGACTACTTACTTTATCAACAGCTATGGCAGCCGAAGCTGCTTGGCTAGTAGTGTTTAACAACTCGGTAACGCGTTCAGGCCGCCTATGTTGCTCAAGGGCTTCTATTGTTAATTGGGCTCCGAGTAAATCCACTAAATCATCTTCAACTTCATCGGGAGTAGACAAACCAGAAACAAGGCGTTGTTGAGCCCTCAATAACTGTCTCTGTAACTTCCCTATCCGTGCCCGAAGTGTTGTAGCCTTTCTTTCAGGTCTTACACCTCTACTAAGAAGCTCTTCCTCGGTCTCCTCTAAATCCAATTCAACCTGAGGACCACTCTCAACACTCTCCCCTAAATGCTCCGCTAAAAGCTGCTTTGCATCATAGCTATATAGAGCGTATCCCCCTTCACTAAAGAACTCATCCAGCCAATCATCACGAAATTTTATTGCCTGCTCATAGGCGTTACGTTTTATCTGTTCGTAGTCCATACCCAACCAGTGCCATTGCTTGACCTTCCTTGCTAGGTATAACGCTCTCTTAGAAGCCTTATCTCTGTCAACTGTATGTAAGGAGAAGCGCAAGAACCGCGATGATTTAGGGAGGCGTAGATTGAAGTAAAGGTGGGGGCTATCCGGCCGCTTCAACAGGTGCATGAGTGTGTACCAATTGTGTGCCAGCGGAGTACCAGACATAAAAAAAGGAGGCCGAAGCCTCCTTTTAACTCTTTGATTTAACTGAGGTTTTCTCTCAGTTTCATGTGTGGTGCCCAGGGCGGGACTTGAACCCGCACGAGCATAGCTCACTACCCCCTCAAGATAGCGTGTCTACCAATTCCACCACCTGGGCAAAAATCTTTTACTGCTGTTCCTCATTCTCCTGGCCAGCAGCGGGTTCTTCTGAACCGGTACTGTCTGTAGGAATCTGTGGGATATCGCCAGTTTCCAAATCTGTTTCGAGCTGCGGGATATCGCTATCGATAGCCGGCAGTTCATCGACTGGGCCAATCTGCTCCACCGCCGCTGGAATTTGCGGAAGGTCCGCATCAACATTAGTTTCTGCACTTTGTCTTGCCAGGATGGCCAGGCCGAAACTGGTGACGAAGAATACCGTCGCAAAAATTGCTGTCAAGCGGGAAAAGAAATTTCCGCTACCTTGGCTACCAAAAACTGTCTGGGACGCGCCCGCGCCAAAAGATGCACCAGCTTCAGCACCCTTACCCTGTTGCAGCAAAATCAGGCCGATAATGCTCAGCGCAGTCAAAACGTGTACAACTAATACCAATTTTTCCATTTTCTGGAAACTCTCTACGGGGGTCTAAACAACCCGTTATTCAGTATTCGCTAACCCGCGTGCTGTTAAATCAAACAGCAGCGCGACAAATCTCAGCAAACTCGCCGGCATCCAGCGAAGCTCCACCCACCAGGGCGCCATCAATATCTGCCTGGGCAAAAAGCTCCCTGGCATTTGCGGATTTTACACTACCGCCATATAAAATCTGTACTTCAGCGCCCAAATCGCCCAACTGCGAGCGAATAGACGCATGTACAGCTTGGGCTTCATCAGGGCTAGCAGTTTTTCCGGTGCCAATGGCCCATACCGGCTCATAGGCAATCACGGACTGCTTCCAGCCAGCCGAATCAATGATATCGGCAACCGCTTTAAGTTGTTCAGCAACCACTTCGAGAGTGCGCTCCTGTTCGCGTTCTTCAAGGGTTTCCCCGACGCAAAGTATTGGATTCAGTCCCGCCTTCTGGGCCGCAACAAATTTTTTCGCCACTAACTCACTGGTTTCTCCGTAGAGACTACGGCGCTCAGAATGCCCAACAATAACGTAACGGGTATTCCAATCCAGCAACATGCTAGCGGAAACCTCACCAGTAAATGCCCCTTTGGGCTCCTGGCTAAGGTCCTGGGCACCCAGGCTAAAACATCCGCTCTTTTCCGCTGCATCAGCCACTAGGCCGAGATATGGAAAAGATGGGCAAACAACAACACCGGACTTCACACCTTCGAGGTTGAGTTCGGTGAAAAAACGTTCGGCAAACTCGCGGCTGCCGTTCATTTTCCAGTTTGCTGCTACTAGCGGTGTTCGCATGTGTGCTCCTTCAAGGGGCGCAAATCTTAGCGACATTGACGCCAACATACAACCAAAATTATACGAGTTTCTTCTGCGTCCCCAGAGGACCGATTTACTACGGGTTAAATCGCAGCAGATCAGTTATTTCCTATTCGCTCCACCACGGAGGAAATATCTTTGGCCAGCTGTTCCACCAGGGCGCTGTCGCGACCTTCAACCATTACCCGGATCAGAGGCTCTGTGCCCGATGGCCGCAGCAGCACACGTCCGCTGTCCGCCAGCTGGCGTTCCGCATCGACAACAATGGCCTTAACGTCTGTGTGATCGAGAACACCATCGCGATGAGCCAGTTGCACATTAATCATGTGCTGGGGGAACATTGTCATACGGGACTTAAGCTGATGCAAGGGCTCATCAAACTCACACAGGCCACGCAGTACCTGCAGTGCGGCAATAATACCGTCGCCGGTGGTAGAAGCATCGGCACAGATAATATGGCCTGACGACTCGCCTCCCAGCTTCCACTGATTGACTGACATTTTCTCAAGCACATGTCGGTCGCCCACTTTAGCTCTCTCAAACGGGATTTTGCTTTC
It contains:
- a CDS encoding AHH domain-containing protein encodes the protein MARLNLHAHGVGINDPVNGVWLPRKYEYKGHWATPKAPAHKEIHRYNYETWIVAKFSQSGLPELVLRNRLREVKTRLKHGGYPQQITKAKDCEWDGSP
- the tpiA gene encoding triose-phosphate isomerase is translated as MRTPLVAANWKMNGSREFAERFFTELNLEGVKSGVVVCPSFPYLGLVADAAEKSGCFSLGAQDLSQEPKGAFTGEVSASMLLDWNTRYVIVGHSERRSLYGETSELVAKKFVAAQKAGLNPILCVGETLEEREQERTLEVVAEQLKAVADIIDSAGWKQSVIAYEPVWAIGTGKTASPDEAQAVHASIRSQLGDLGAEVQILYGGSVKSANARELFAQADIDGALVGGASLDAGEFAEICRAAV
- the secG gene encoding preprotein translocase subunit SecG, which gives rise to MEKLVLVVHVLTALSIIGLILLQQGKGAEAGASFGAGASQTVFGSQGSGNFFSRLTAIFATVFFVTSFGLAILARQSAETNVDADLPQIPAAVEQIGPVDELPAIDSDIPQLETDLETGDIPQIPTDSTGSEEPAAGQENEEQQ